Proteins from a genomic interval of Xiphophorus maculatus strain JP 163 A chromosome 7, X_maculatus-5.0-male, whole genome shotgun sequence:
- the pgap1 gene encoding GPI inositol-deacylase isoform X1, protein MRAAAVAFYGAALGLLLVGLRELLTGFEENRCSMTYMFEYPEYRRVSLPRRVARLYPAYGLYLYGEGLYAQETRALKLSGAPVLFLPGNAGSYKQARSLGSVALRKAENMEGGVHLNVFTVDFNEELVALYGGSLLRQTHFLHESIKAILRLYKQLKTPPQSVALVGHSMGGVVARALFTLPRFNPHLVSLIITQASPHMAPVLALDPYLLDFYTAVRQKWVNQAAKLRNITLLSVGGGYRDYQVRSGLTSLPCPPGDPNKLSLVVTAVPRTWVSTDHLSIVWCKELVLATVRAFFDLIDAQTRQFTDDPERRRSILNHHFIRHNVRTLRDVQDTSVPILDVPEAWSEVNSLRLSYRTPKEGQLKYFLFALPSRRNAYSHFYCRSNNLETSSWVFGCLHGNASSCGRAVDLSMGTELLPAYKVLVLSLADLSSFTHLVVSASNLNSKQFTVECEWQREESLTRSISVPHVLSFGFQASDITVNSSGLLHNIQLLHFHQVYQAFRISVVSQCRGTRDRLPSVYRMRVPWFQEDSFTTASAPSATEISGMLHTSRPDNGSSVLLQLHTAPNCQYKVSVRTSFPKVLGQVLRFCGPLVPVYTAVALLLACGGQLSSILASGRAADMSEAVGGALQLHKVNLPVYLLHILLSCCRDLLPLEDSLPPTPPDEALPEWAESGEEWHHLLAPLLYVLGAAVAFWASALLRLLVRLASLLLAPLHRPSVSRGAGTLRLRIRLLLAVCLVAAGSTSCGALAIAAAGLLHLNRVLRLQMTERSLSHMLNLAPQKQKPAANGALEAAAGERGGAPLLSESALQEVRDDLQLHLSLAALLLLPAVLSAPSLLHWSRSLRFCTQLDPDPCWLHSVPLVCVSLLLINCDTLQLSNSRLLPVVSCLPLPLAVAMATFSSLHLYRIAYFLSAVLVPLGVCCVL, encoded by the exons ATGAGGGCCGCCGCGGTGGCGTTTTACGGGGCGGCTCTGGGGCTGCTGCTGGTCGGCCTGCGGGAGCTGCTGACTGGCTTTGAGGAGAACCGATGCAGCATGACCTACATGTTTGAGTACCCGGAGTACCGG CGCGTGTCTCTGCCCAGACGCGTGGCCAGACTTTACCCAGCATACGGCCTCTACCTCTACGGCGAGGGCCTGTACGCTCAGGAGACCCGGGCGCTCAAGCTCAGCGGCGCGCCCGTGCTCTTCCTGCCCGGAAACGCCGGCAGCTACAAGCAAG CTCGCTCTCTGGGCTCGGTGGCCCTGAGGAAGGCAGAGAACATGGAGGGAGGCGTCCATCTCAACGTCTTCACCGTGGACTTCAACGAGGAGCTGGTGGCGCTTTACGGCGGCAGTTTGCTCCGGCAGACCCACTTCCTGCACGAGAGCATCAAGGCCATCCTGCGGCTGTACAAG CAGCTGAAGACGCCGCCCCAGAGCGTGGCGCTGGTCGGCCACTCCATGGGGGGCGTGGTGGCCCGGGCGCTGTTTACTCTTCCTCGCTTCAACCCTCACCTGGTCAGCCTCATCATCACTCAGGCCTCCCCCCACATGGCCCCGGTTCTGGCCCTGGACCCGTACCTGCTGG ATTTCTACACAGCGGTGAGGCAGAAGTGGGTGAATCAGGCGGCCAAGCTCAGGAACATCACCTTGCTGTCGGTGGGAGGCGGTTACCGTGACTACCAGGTCCGGTCTGGGCTGACCTCCCTGCCCTGTCCCCCAGGAGACCCCAACAAGCTGTCTCTGGTG GTGACGGCGGTTCCCCGGACCTGGGTCTCCACCGACCATCTCTCCATCGTCTG GTGCAAAGAGCTGGTCCTCGCCACAGTCAGGGCGTTCTTTGACCTCATTGATGCCCAAACCAGACAG TTCACAGATGATCCAGAGAGGAGGCGGAGCATCCTGAACCATCACTTCATCAGACACAATGTCAGGACACTGAGAGACGTTCAGGACACATCCGTCCCCATCCTGG ATGTTCCTGAAGCCTGGAGTGAAGTGAACTCTCTACGTCTGTCCTACAGAACCCCGAAG GAAGGACAGCTGAAGTACTTCCTGTTTGCTCTGCCGAGTCGGCGGAACGCCTACAGTCATTTCTACTGCCGCAGCAACAACCTG GAGACGAGCAGCTGGGTTTTCGGCTGTCTCCATGGCAACGCCTCCTCCTG CGGACGCGCCGTGGACCTGTCCATGGGAACCGAGTTGCTGCCAGCTTATAAG gttctggttctgagtcTGGCCGACTTGTCCTCCTTCACTCATCTGGTCGTTTCTGCCTCCAACCTCAACAGCAAACAG tTCACGGTGGAGTGTGAGTGGCAGAGAGAAGAATCTCTGACCCGGTCCATCTCTGTGCCTCATGTCCTGTCCTTCG gttttcaagccagtgacatcacagtgaACTCCTCTGGACTTCTTCACAACATCCAGCTGTTGCACTTCCACCAG GTCTACCAGGCCTTCCGGATCAGCGTAGTGAGTCAGTGCAGAGGAACCAGAG aCAGGCTGCCCAGTGTGTACCGGATGCGGGTCCCCTGGTTCCAGGAGGATTCCTTCACCACAGCCAG CGCGCCGTCCGCCACAGAGATCTCAGGGATGCTTCACACCAGTCGCCCTGACAACGGCTCCAgtgtgctgctgcagctccacacCGCCCCCAACTGCCAGTACAAG GTGTCAGTCAGAACCTCCTTCCCCAAGGTGCTGGGACAG GTCCTGCGGTTCTGCGGGCCGCTGGTTCCGGTCTACACGGCCGTAGCGCTGCTCCTGGCCTGCGGGGGGCAGCTGTCCTCCATCCTGGCGTCGGGTCGAGCAGCAGACATGAGCGAGGCGGTGGGCGGGGCGCTGCAGCTGCACAAGGTCAACCTTCCTGTTTACCTGCTGCACATCCTCCTCAG CTGCTGTCGGGACCTCCTCCCCCTAGAGGACTCCCTGCCCCCCACTCCGCCTGACGAGGCTCTTCCTGAGTGGGCGGAGTCAGGGGAGGAGTGGCACCATCTGCTGGCGCCGCTGCTGTACGTGCTGGGGGCCGCCGTGGCGTTCTGGGCCAGCGCTCTGCTGCGCCTGCTGGTCCGGCTCGCCTCGCTGCTGCTGGCGCCGCTGCACAG GCCGTCCGTCTCCAGAGGCGCCGGGACTCTGCGGCTCCGGATCCGCCTCCTCCTGGCCGTCTGCCTGGTGGCGGCCGGGTCCACTTCCTGCGGCGCTCTGGCCATCGCCGCCGCCGGCCTGCTGCACCTGAACCGG GTTCTCCGGCTGCAGATGACGGAGCGATCTCTGAGTCACATGTTGAACCTG GCgccacagaaacagaaaccgGCCGCCAACGGGGCGCTGGAGGCCGCGGCCGGCGAGCGCGGCGGCGCCCCGCTGCTGTCAGAGAGCGCCCTGCAGGAAGTGAGGGACGACCTGCAGCTGCACCTCAGCCTGgcggcgctgctgctgctgcctgccGTGCTCAGCGCGCCGTCGCTGCTCCATTGGAGCCGCAGCCTGAG GTTCTGCACCCAGCTGGACCCGGATCCCTGCTGGCTTCACTCCGTGCCTCTGGTCTGCGTCTCCCTGCTGCTCATCAACTGCGACACGCTGCAGCTCAGCAACAG CCGACTGCTGCCTGTCGTCTCCTGCCTCCCACTCCCATTGGCTGTCGCCATGGCGACCTTCTCTTCACTCCACCTGTACAGAATTGCCTACTTCCTGTCTGCGGTGCTGGTTCCCCTGGGCGTCTGCTGCGTCCTCTGA
- the pgap1 gene encoding GPI inositol-deacylase isoform X2: MRAAAVAFYGAALGLLLVGLRELLTGFEENRCSMTYMFEYPEYRRVSLPRRVARLYPAYGLYLYGEGLYAQETRALKLSGAPVLFLPGNAGSYKQARSLGSVALRKAENMEGGVHLNVFTVDFNEELVALYGGSLLRQTHFLHESIKAILRLYKLKTPPQSVALVGHSMGGVVARALFTLPRFNPHLVSLIITQASPHMAPVLALDPYLLDFYTAVRQKWVNQAAKLRNITLLSVGGGYRDYQVRSGLTSLPCPPGDPNKLSLVVTAVPRTWVSTDHLSIVWCKELVLATVRAFFDLIDAQTRQFTDDPERRRSILNHHFIRHNVRTLRDVQDTSVPILDVPEAWSEVNSLRLSYRTPKEGQLKYFLFALPSRRNAYSHFYCRSNNLETSSWVFGCLHGNASSCGRAVDLSMGTELLPAYKVLVLSLADLSSFTHLVVSASNLNSKQFTVECEWQREESLTRSISVPHVLSFGFQASDITVNSSGLLHNIQLLHFHQVYQAFRISVVSQCRGTRDRLPSVYRMRVPWFQEDSFTTASAPSATEISGMLHTSRPDNGSSVLLQLHTAPNCQYKVSVRTSFPKVLGQVLRFCGPLVPVYTAVALLLACGGQLSSILASGRAADMSEAVGGALQLHKVNLPVYLLHILLSCCRDLLPLEDSLPPTPPDEALPEWAESGEEWHHLLAPLLYVLGAAVAFWASALLRLLVRLASLLLAPLHRPSVSRGAGTLRLRIRLLLAVCLVAAGSTSCGALAIAAAGLLHLNRVLRLQMTERSLSHMLNLAPQKQKPAANGALEAAAGERGGAPLLSESALQEVRDDLQLHLSLAALLLLPAVLSAPSLLHWSRSLRFCTQLDPDPCWLHSVPLVCVSLLLINCDTLQLSNSRLLPVVSCLPLPLAVAMATFSSLHLYRIAYFLSAVLVPLGVCCVL; this comes from the exons ATGAGGGCCGCCGCGGTGGCGTTTTACGGGGCGGCTCTGGGGCTGCTGCTGGTCGGCCTGCGGGAGCTGCTGACTGGCTTTGAGGAGAACCGATGCAGCATGACCTACATGTTTGAGTACCCGGAGTACCGG CGCGTGTCTCTGCCCAGACGCGTGGCCAGACTTTACCCAGCATACGGCCTCTACCTCTACGGCGAGGGCCTGTACGCTCAGGAGACCCGGGCGCTCAAGCTCAGCGGCGCGCCCGTGCTCTTCCTGCCCGGAAACGCCGGCAGCTACAAGCAAG CTCGCTCTCTGGGCTCGGTGGCCCTGAGGAAGGCAGAGAACATGGAGGGAGGCGTCCATCTCAACGTCTTCACCGTGGACTTCAACGAGGAGCTGGTGGCGCTTTACGGCGGCAGTTTGCTCCGGCAGACCCACTTCCTGCACGAGAGCATCAAGGCCATCCTGCGGCTGTACAAG CTGAAGACGCCGCCCCAGAGCGTGGCGCTGGTCGGCCACTCCATGGGGGGCGTGGTGGCCCGGGCGCTGTTTACTCTTCCTCGCTTCAACCCTCACCTGGTCAGCCTCATCATCACTCAGGCCTCCCCCCACATGGCCCCGGTTCTGGCCCTGGACCCGTACCTGCTGG ATTTCTACACAGCGGTGAGGCAGAAGTGGGTGAATCAGGCGGCCAAGCTCAGGAACATCACCTTGCTGTCGGTGGGAGGCGGTTACCGTGACTACCAGGTCCGGTCTGGGCTGACCTCCCTGCCCTGTCCCCCAGGAGACCCCAACAAGCTGTCTCTGGTG GTGACGGCGGTTCCCCGGACCTGGGTCTCCACCGACCATCTCTCCATCGTCTG GTGCAAAGAGCTGGTCCTCGCCACAGTCAGGGCGTTCTTTGACCTCATTGATGCCCAAACCAGACAG TTCACAGATGATCCAGAGAGGAGGCGGAGCATCCTGAACCATCACTTCATCAGACACAATGTCAGGACACTGAGAGACGTTCAGGACACATCCGTCCCCATCCTGG ATGTTCCTGAAGCCTGGAGTGAAGTGAACTCTCTACGTCTGTCCTACAGAACCCCGAAG GAAGGACAGCTGAAGTACTTCCTGTTTGCTCTGCCGAGTCGGCGGAACGCCTACAGTCATTTCTACTGCCGCAGCAACAACCTG GAGACGAGCAGCTGGGTTTTCGGCTGTCTCCATGGCAACGCCTCCTCCTG CGGACGCGCCGTGGACCTGTCCATGGGAACCGAGTTGCTGCCAGCTTATAAG gttctggttctgagtcTGGCCGACTTGTCCTCCTTCACTCATCTGGTCGTTTCTGCCTCCAACCTCAACAGCAAACAG tTCACGGTGGAGTGTGAGTGGCAGAGAGAAGAATCTCTGACCCGGTCCATCTCTGTGCCTCATGTCCTGTCCTTCG gttttcaagccagtgacatcacagtgaACTCCTCTGGACTTCTTCACAACATCCAGCTGTTGCACTTCCACCAG GTCTACCAGGCCTTCCGGATCAGCGTAGTGAGTCAGTGCAGAGGAACCAGAG aCAGGCTGCCCAGTGTGTACCGGATGCGGGTCCCCTGGTTCCAGGAGGATTCCTTCACCACAGCCAG CGCGCCGTCCGCCACAGAGATCTCAGGGATGCTTCACACCAGTCGCCCTGACAACGGCTCCAgtgtgctgctgcagctccacacCGCCCCCAACTGCCAGTACAAG GTGTCAGTCAGAACCTCCTTCCCCAAGGTGCTGGGACAG GTCCTGCGGTTCTGCGGGCCGCTGGTTCCGGTCTACACGGCCGTAGCGCTGCTCCTGGCCTGCGGGGGGCAGCTGTCCTCCATCCTGGCGTCGGGTCGAGCAGCAGACATGAGCGAGGCGGTGGGCGGGGCGCTGCAGCTGCACAAGGTCAACCTTCCTGTTTACCTGCTGCACATCCTCCTCAG CTGCTGTCGGGACCTCCTCCCCCTAGAGGACTCCCTGCCCCCCACTCCGCCTGACGAGGCTCTTCCTGAGTGGGCGGAGTCAGGGGAGGAGTGGCACCATCTGCTGGCGCCGCTGCTGTACGTGCTGGGGGCCGCCGTGGCGTTCTGGGCCAGCGCTCTGCTGCGCCTGCTGGTCCGGCTCGCCTCGCTGCTGCTGGCGCCGCTGCACAG GCCGTCCGTCTCCAGAGGCGCCGGGACTCTGCGGCTCCGGATCCGCCTCCTCCTGGCCGTCTGCCTGGTGGCGGCCGGGTCCACTTCCTGCGGCGCTCTGGCCATCGCCGCCGCCGGCCTGCTGCACCTGAACCGG GTTCTCCGGCTGCAGATGACGGAGCGATCTCTGAGTCACATGTTGAACCTG GCgccacagaaacagaaaccgGCCGCCAACGGGGCGCTGGAGGCCGCGGCCGGCGAGCGCGGCGGCGCCCCGCTGCTGTCAGAGAGCGCCCTGCAGGAAGTGAGGGACGACCTGCAGCTGCACCTCAGCCTGgcggcgctgctgctgctgcctgccGTGCTCAGCGCGCCGTCGCTGCTCCATTGGAGCCGCAGCCTGAG GTTCTGCACCCAGCTGGACCCGGATCCCTGCTGGCTTCACTCCGTGCCTCTGGTCTGCGTCTCCCTGCTGCTCATCAACTGCGACACGCTGCAGCTCAGCAACAG CCGACTGCTGCCTGTCGTCTCCTGCCTCCCACTCCCATTGGCTGTCGCCATGGCGACCTTCTCTTCACTCCACCTGTACAGAATTGCCTACTTCCTGTCTGCGGTGCTGGTTCCCCTGGGCGTCTGCTGCGTCCTCTGA
- the maip1 gene encoding m-AAA protease-interacting protein 1, mitochondrial isoform X2, with amino-acid sequence MVSLLFRCYPRLPSSFTLARFVLNQNLVRSQRCCLVRAGNLPARRTYSSERDQHHPKPKVVVVGIPNPFIWFRTRIYYFLIRTYFDKEFSIDEFTEGAKQAFSHVSRLLSRCQFEALEGLVAKDLIGKLEQKCGSLPCSYQRALCAEPEDVMYTTPGDVGIFYDDDGRKFVSILMRFWYLTSVGLPDDSMEGTRMFTVSIGDGETEAKRLLTAIYESVPEGVHQRRRSGLDHHPDRTLQAAGLARVGLVPRTDLFAAPHQEQKGTEPEPPGLDLGPVPSG; translated from the exons ATGGTGTCCCTCCTGTTCAGATGTTATCCTCGGCTGCCTTCATCCTTCACTCTGGCTCGGTTCGTTTTAAACCAGAATCTGGTTAGGAGTCAGCGGTGCTGTCTGGTCCGGGCGGGTAACCTCCCGGCCAGACGGACCTACAGCTCGGAGCGTGATCAGCACCACCCGAAGCCGAAGGTGGTGGTGGTCGGCATCCCGAACCCGTTCATCTGGTTCCGGACCCGAATCTATTACTTTCTGATCAGAACCTACTTTGACAAAGAGTTCAGCATCGATGAGTTCACAGAGGGCGCGAAGCAG GCTTTCTCCCACGTCTCCAGACTTTTGTCTCGATGTCAGTTTGAGGCTCTGGAGGGCCTCGTCGCTAAAGAT CTGATCGGGAAGCTGGAGCAGAAGTGCGGCTCTTTGCCGTGCAGCTACCAGAGAGCTCTGTGTGCCGAGCCGGAGGACGTGATGTACACGACGCCGGGAGACGTGGGAATCTTCTACGACGACGACG GCAGGAAGTTCGTCAGCATCCTGATGCGGTTCTGGTATCTGACCAGCGTCGGTCTCCCTGACGACAGCATGGAGGGAACCCGGATGTTCACGGTGTCCATCGGCGACGGAGAGACGGAGGCCAAACGGCTGCTCACCGCCATCTACGAGTCG gttcCAGAGGGAGTTCACCAAAGGCGTCGCTCCGGACTGGACCATCACCCGGATAGAACACTCCAAGCTGCTGGACTAGCCCGGGTCGGGCTGGTACCGAGGACCGATCTGTTCGCTGCTCCTCACCAGGAGCAAAAagggacagaaccagaaccacctgGACTGGATCTGGGTCCGGTTCCGAGCGGATGA
- the maip1 gene encoding m-AAA protease-interacting protein 1, mitochondrial isoform X1, which produces MVSLLFRCYPRLPSSFTLARFVLNQNLVRSQRCCLVRAGNLPARRTYSSERDQHHPKPKVVVVGIPNPFIWFRTRIYYFLIRTYFDKEFSIDEFTEGAKQVRYKPGDQIWVLAFSHVSRLLSRCQFEALEGLVAKDLIGKLEQKCGSLPCSYQRALCAEPEDVMYTTPGDVGIFYDDDGRKFVSILMRFWYLTSVGLPDDSMEGTRMFTVSIGDGETEAKRLLTAIYESVPEGVHQRRRSGLDHHPDRTLQAAGLARVGLVPRTDLFAAPHQEQKGTEPEPPGLDLGPVPSG; this is translated from the exons ATGGTGTCCCTCCTGTTCAGATGTTATCCTCGGCTGCCTTCATCCTTCACTCTGGCTCGGTTCGTTTTAAACCAGAATCTGGTTAGGAGTCAGCGGTGCTGTCTGGTCCGGGCGGGTAACCTCCCGGCCAGACGGACCTACAGCTCGGAGCGTGATCAGCACCACCCGAAGCCGAAGGTGGTGGTGGTCGGCATCCCGAACCCGTTCATCTGGTTCCGGACCCGAATCTATTACTTTCTGATCAGAACCTACTTTGACAAAGAGTTCAGCATCGATGAGTTCACAGAGGGCGCGAAGCAGGTTCGGTACAAACCCGGAGACCAGATCTGGGTTCTG GCTTTCTCCCACGTCTCCAGACTTTTGTCTCGATGTCAGTTTGAGGCTCTGGAGGGCCTCGTCGCTAAAGAT CTGATCGGGAAGCTGGAGCAGAAGTGCGGCTCTTTGCCGTGCAGCTACCAGAGAGCTCTGTGTGCCGAGCCGGAGGACGTGATGTACACGACGCCGGGAGACGTGGGAATCTTCTACGACGACGACG GCAGGAAGTTCGTCAGCATCCTGATGCGGTTCTGGTATCTGACCAGCGTCGGTCTCCCTGACGACAGCATGGAGGGAACCCGGATGTTCACGGTGTCCATCGGCGACGGAGAGACGGAGGCCAAACGGCTGCTCACCGCCATCTACGAGTCG gttcCAGAGGGAGTTCACCAAAGGCGTCGCTCCGGACTGGACCATCACCCGGATAGAACACTCCAAGCTGCTGGACTAGCCCGGGTCGGGCTGGTACCGAGGACCGATCTGTTCGCTGCTCCTCACCAGGAGCAAAAagggacagaaccagaaccacctgGACTGGATCTGGGTCCGGTTCCGAGCGGATGA
- the maip1 gene encoding m-AAA protease-interacting protein 1, mitochondrial isoform X3 yields the protein MVSLLFRCYPRLPSSFTLARFVLNQNLVRSQRCCLVRAGNLPARRTYSSERDQHHPKPKVVVVGIPNPFIWFRTRIYYFLIRTYFDKEFSIDEFTEGAKQVRYKPGDQIWVLAFSHVSRLLSRCQFEALEGLVAKDLIGKLEQKCGSLPCSYQRALCAEPEDVMYTTPGDVGIFYDDDGRKFVSILMRFWYLTSVGLPDDSMEGTRMFTVSIGDGETEAKRLLTAIYEFQREFTKGVAPDWTITRIEHSKLLD from the exons ATGGTGTCCCTCCTGTTCAGATGTTATCCTCGGCTGCCTTCATCCTTCACTCTGGCTCGGTTCGTTTTAAACCAGAATCTGGTTAGGAGTCAGCGGTGCTGTCTGGTCCGGGCGGGTAACCTCCCGGCCAGACGGACCTACAGCTCGGAGCGTGATCAGCACCACCCGAAGCCGAAGGTGGTGGTGGTCGGCATCCCGAACCCGTTCATCTGGTTCCGGACCCGAATCTATTACTTTCTGATCAGAACCTACTTTGACAAAGAGTTCAGCATCGATGAGTTCACAGAGGGCGCGAAGCAGGTTCGGTACAAACCCGGAGACCAGATCTGGGTTCTG GCTTTCTCCCACGTCTCCAGACTTTTGTCTCGATGTCAGTTTGAGGCTCTGGAGGGCCTCGTCGCTAAAGAT CTGATCGGGAAGCTGGAGCAGAAGTGCGGCTCTTTGCCGTGCAGCTACCAGAGAGCTCTGTGTGCCGAGCCGGAGGACGTGATGTACACGACGCCGGGAGACGTGGGAATCTTCTACGACGACGACG GCAGGAAGTTCGTCAGCATCCTGATGCGGTTCTGGTATCTGACCAGCGTCGGTCTCCCTGACGACAGCATGGAGGGAACCCGGATGTTCACGGTGTCCATCGGCGACGGAGAGACGGAGGCCAAACGGCTGCTCACCGCCATCTACGA gttcCAGAGGGAGTTCACCAAAGGCGTCGCTCCGGACTGGACCATCACCCGGATAGAACACTCCAAGCTGCTGGACTAG
- the maip1 gene encoding m-AAA protease-interacting protein 1, mitochondrial isoform X4: protein MVSLLFRCYPRLPSSFTLARFVLNQNLVRSQRCCLVRAGNLPARRTYSSERDQHHPKPKVVVVGIPNPFIWFRTRIYYFLIRTYFDKEFSIDEFTEGAKQAFSHVSRLLSRCQFEALEGLVAKDLIGKLEQKCGSLPCSYQRALCAEPEDVMYTTPGDVGIFYDDDGRKFVSILMRFWYLTSVGLPDDSMEGTRMFTVSIGDGETEAKRLLTAIYEFQREFTKGVAPDWTITRIEHSKLLD, encoded by the exons ATGGTGTCCCTCCTGTTCAGATGTTATCCTCGGCTGCCTTCATCCTTCACTCTGGCTCGGTTCGTTTTAAACCAGAATCTGGTTAGGAGTCAGCGGTGCTGTCTGGTCCGGGCGGGTAACCTCCCGGCCAGACGGACCTACAGCTCGGAGCGTGATCAGCACCACCCGAAGCCGAAGGTGGTGGTGGTCGGCATCCCGAACCCGTTCATCTGGTTCCGGACCCGAATCTATTACTTTCTGATCAGAACCTACTTTGACAAAGAGTTCAGCATCGATGAGTTCACAGAGGGCGCGAAGCAG GCTTTCTCCCACGTCTCCAGACTTTTGTCTCGATGTCAGTTTGAGGCTCTGGAGGGCCTCGTCGCTAAAGAT CTGATCGGGAAGCTGGAGCAGAAGTGCGGCTCTTTGCCGTGCAGCTACCAGAGAGCTCTGTGTGCCGAGCCGGAGGACGTGATGTACACGACGCCGGGAGACGTGGGAATCTTCTACGACGACGACG GCAGGAAGTTCGTCAGCATCCTGATGCGGTTCTGGTATCTGACCAGCGTCGGTCTCCCTGACGACAGCATGGAGGGAACCCGGATGTTCACGGTGTCCATCGGCGACGGAGAGACGGAGGCCAAACGGCTGCTCACCGCCATCTACGA gttcCAGAGGGAGTTCACCAAAGGCGTCGCTCCGGACTGGACCATCACCCGGATAGAACACTCCAAGCTGCTGGACTAG
- the maip1 gene encoding m-AAA protease-interacting protein 1, mitochondrial isoform X5 — protein sequence MVSLLFRCYPRLPSSFTLARFVLNQNLVRSQRCCLVRAGNLPARRTYSSERDQHHPKPKVVVVGIPNPFIWFRTRIYYFLIRTYFDKEFSIDEFTEGAKQVRYKPGDQIWVLAFSHVSRLLSRCQFEALEGLVAKDLIGKLEQKCGSLPCSYQRALCAEPEDVMYTTPGDVGIFYDDDGRKFVSILMRFWYLTSVGLPDDSMEGTRMFTVSIGDGETEAKRLLTAIYESVPEPEQNRSSH from the exons ATGGTGTCCCTCCTGTTCAGATGTTATCCTCGGCTGCCTTCATCCTTCACTCTGGCTCGGTTCGTTTTAAACCAGAATCTGGTTAGGAGTCAGCGGTGCTGTCTGGTCCGGGCGGGTAACCTCCCGGCCAGACGGACCTACAGCTCGGAGCGTGATCAGCACCACCCGAAGCCGAAGGTGGTGGTGGTCGGCATCCCGAACCCGTTCATCTGGTTCCGGACCCGAATCTATTACTTTCTGATCAGAACCTACTTTGACAAAGAGTTCAGCATCGATGAGTTCACAGAGGGCGCGAAGCAGGTTCGGTACAAACCCGGAGACCAGATCTGGGTTCTG GCTTTCTCCCACGTCTCCAGACTTTTGTCTCGATGTCAGTTTGAGGCTCTGGAGGGCCTCGTCGCTAAAGAT CTGATCGGGAAGCTGGAGCAGAAGTGCGGCTCTTTGCCGTGCAGCTACCAGAGAGCTCTGTGTGCCGAGCCGGAGGACGTGATGTACACGACGCCGGGAGACGTGGGAATCTTCTACGACGACGACG GCAGGAAGTTCGTCAGCATCCTGATGCGGTTCTGGTATCTGACCAGCGTCGGTCTCCCTGACGACAGCATGGAGGGAACCCGGATGTTCACGGTGTCCATCGGCGACGGAGAGACGGAGGCCAAACGGCTGCTCACCGCCATCTACGAGTCGGTACCAGAACCCGAGCAGAACCGTTCCTCACACTGA
- the tyw5 gene encoding tRNA wybutosine-synthesizing protein 5, with product MELQERVAVPIFTEVDRDVFLNEVYPGRSPAVLRGVDLGPCVDRWTVEYLAMKGGQREVKIHVSSVPQMDFLHKNFIYRTLPFDEFVKKAAETKHSDFFLAEEESYYLRSLGEDVRKEPADLSRQFPDLAEDFHTPRYFEPDRFFSSVFRISSCGLQLWTHYDVMDNLLAQVTGRKRVALYRPQDALHLYLNGDKSEVLDIDAPDLKRFPEFIKAKRYDCVLEPGDLLFIPALWFHNTLALHFGVGVNIFWRHLPADAYDKKDPYGNKDPVAAARALQTLERALHALDELPAEYRDFYGRRMVQRVQNRTYCHNPESETTLPRSLSHKPGRVSKDL from the exons atggAGCTCCAGGAAAGAGTAGCGGTTCCAATTTTCACTGAAGTGGACCGGGATGTGTTTCTGAACGAGGTTTATCCCGGG CGAAGCCCGGCGGTCCTGCGGGGCGTGGATCTGGGCCCGTGTGTGGACAGGTGGACGGTTGAATACCTGGCGATGAAAGGAGGTCAGAGGGAGGTGAAGATCCACGTCTCCTCCGTACCTCAGATggattttcttcataaaaactTCATCTACAG GACTCTGCCATTTGATGAGTTCGTCAAAAAAGCAGCTGAGACCAAACACTCTGACTTCTTCCTGGCTGAG GAGGAGAGCTACTACCTCCGCTCACTGGGAGAGGACGTCCGGAAG GAACCCGCTGACCTGAGCAGACAATTCCCGGACCTGGCTGAGGACTTTCACACGCCGCGGTACTTTGAGCCGGACCGGTTCTTCTCCAGTGTTTTCCGGATCAGCTCCTGCGGTCTGCAGCTGTGGACCCACTATGAC GTGATGGACAACCTGCTGGCTCAGGTCACAGGAAGGAAGAGGGTCGCCCTCTACAGGCCCCAGGATGCATTGCACCTCTACCTCAACG GTGACAAATCAGAGGTTCTGGACATCGATGCTCCAGATCTGAAACGGTTTCCTGAGTTCATAAAAGCCAAGAGATACGACTGCGTTCTGGAGCCTGGAGATCTGCTTTTCATCCCCG CGCTGTGGTTCCATAACACCCTCGCTCTGCACTTTGGAGTTGGCGTTAACATCTTCTGGCGCCACCTGCCTGCAGACGCGTACGACAAGAAGGACCCGTACGGCAACAAAGACCCGGTGGCTGCTGCTCGGGCGCTGCAGACTCTGGAGAGGGCGCTGCACGCTCTGGACGAGCTTCCGGCGGAGTACCGGGACTTCTACGGCCGGCGGATGGTCCAACGCGTCCAGAATCGGACTTACTGCCACAATCCAGAGTCAGAAACTACATTACCCAGAAGTCTGTCCCACAAACCTGGACGAGTGTCTAAAGATCTATGA